The following proteins are co-located in the Macadamia integrifolia cultivar HAES 741 chromosome 3, SCU_Mint_v3, whole genome shotgun sequence genome:
- the LOC122073006 gene encoding uncharacterized protein LOC122073006 isoform X2, translated as MKILNWVSVSLPADPKSRSCLLCSLLLGAALICVAFFTGGAFITTAYKESFARWVMVDNMQKNTKSNACKYQCKPFGSEVLPMGIISKLSNLEIQPLWGSSMKKSAKRSMNLLAIAVGINQKDNVNQMVKKFLSSNFVLMLFHYDGVVDEWREFEWGDQAIHVSAINQTKWWFAKRFLHPDIVAEYDYIFVWDEDLGLENFHPGRYLSIIKHEGLEISQPALDPTKSEVHHQITVRGRRSKVHRRIYKSKGRGKRCGDNSTAPPCTGWVEMMAPVFSRAAWRCAWYMIQNDLIHAWGLDMQLGYCAQGDRTKNVGVVDSEFIVHLGLPTLGVTYEDKAPSEESHVMKNNRSAVRWRSNIELQTFKSRWRKAVEDDKCWIDPYQQLTNRRRF; from the exons ATGAAAATATTGAACTGG GTTTCAGTTTCACTACCAGCAGATCCCAAGAGCAGATCATGCCTCCTTTGCAGTCTCCTCCTTGGTGCAGCATTGATATGTGTAGCTTTTTTCACTGGCGGTGCATTTATAACCACAGCTTACAAAGAA AGTTTTGCAAGATGGGTAATGGTTGATAACATGCAGAAGAATACAAAGTCAAATGCATGCAAG TATCAATGCAAGCCCTTTGGAAGTGAAGTATTACCTATGGGTATTATTTCTAAGCTGTCTAACTTGGAAATTCAGCCATTATGGGGCTCATCAATGAAAAAG AGTGCAAAACGGTCAATGAACTTGTTGGCCATAGCAGttggaataaatcaaaaagataatgtaaatcaaatggtTAAGAAG TTTCTCTCAAGTAATTTTGTTTTGATGCTGTTTCAttatgatggtgtggtggatGAATGGCGAGAATTTGAATGGGGTGATCAAGCTATACATGTTTCTGCAATTAATCAAACTAAATG GTGGTTTGCGAAGCGGTTCTTGCATCCAGATATAGTTGCTGAATACGATTATATTTTTGTCTGGGATGAGGACCTTGGACTAGAAAATTTTCACCCTGGACG CTATCTATCAATCATCAAACATGAAGGACTGGAAATTTCACAGCCAGCACTAGATCCCACCAAGTCAGAGGTGCATCATCAAATTACTGTGCGTGGGAGGAGATCGAAAGTGCACAG AAGGATTTACAAGTCAAAAGGTAGAGGGAAGAGGTGTGGCGATAACAGTACAGCTCCTCCATGCACAGG GTGGGTAGAAATGATGGCACCTGTCTTCTCAAGAGCAGCTTGGCGTTGCGCATGGTATATGATCCAG AATGACTTGATACATGCATGGGGCCTCGATATGCAGCTTGGTTATTGTGCTCAG GGTGATAGAACCAAAAATGTTGGGGTGGTTGACTCAGAATTCATCGTTCACTTGGGACTACCTACACTTGGGGTAACATATGAAGACAAG GCACCATCGGAGGAGTCCCACGTAATGAAGAATAATAGATCTGCA GTGAGGTGGCGATCTAACATTGAATTGCAGACCTTCAAGAGTAGATGGAGAAAAGCGGTTGAGGACGACAAATGTTGGATTGATCCATACCAACAACTGACTAATCGTAGAAGATTTTAG
- the LOC122073006 gene encoding uncharacterized protein LOC122073006 isoform X3 codes for MKILNWVSVSLPADPKSRSCLLCSLLLGAALICVAFFTGGAFITTAYKESFARWVMVDNMQKNTKSNACKYQCKPFGSEVLPMGIISKLSNLEIQPLWGSSMKKKSAKRSMNLLAIAVGINQKDNVNQMVKKFLSSNFVLMLFHYDGVVDEWREFEWGDQAIHVSAINQTKWWFAKRFLHPDIVAEYDYIFVWDEDLGLENFHPGRYLSIIKHEGLEISQPALDPTKSEVHHQITVRGRRSKVHRWVEMMAPVFSRAAWRCAWYMIQNDLIHAWGLDMQLGYCAQGDRTKNVGVVDSEFIVHLGLPTLGVTYEDKAPSEESHVMKNNRSAVRWRSNIELQTFKSRWRKAVEDDKCWIDPYQQLTNRRRF; via the exons ATGAAAATATTGAACTGG GTTTCAGTTTCACTACCAGCAGATCCCAAGAGCAGATCATGCCTCCTTTGCAGTCTCCTCCTTGGTGCAGCATTGATATGTGTAGCTTTTTTCACTGGCGGTGCATTTATAACCACAGCTTACAAAGAA AGTTTTGCAAGATGGGTAATGGTTGATAACATGCAGAAGAATACAAAGTCAAATGCATGCAAG TATCAATGCAAGCCCTTTGGAAGTGAAGTATTACCTATGGGTATTATTTCTAAGCTGTCTAACTTGGAAATTCAGCCATTATGGGGCTCATCAATGAAAAAG AAGAGTGCAAAACGGTCAATGAACTTGTTGGCCATAGCAGttggaataaatcaaaaagataatgtaaatcaaatggtTAAGAAG TTTCTCTCAAGTAATTTTGTTTTGATGCTGTTTCAttatgatggtgtggtggatGAATGGCGAGAATTTGAATGGGGTGATCAAGCTATACATGTTTCTGCAATTAATCAAACTAAATG GTGGTTTGCGAAGCGGTTCTTGCATCCAGATATAGTTGCTGAATACGATTATATTTTTGTCTGGGATGAGGACCTTGGACTAGAAAATTTTCACCCTGGACG CTATCTATCAATCATCAAACATGAAGGACTGGAAATTTCACAGCCAGCACTAGATCCCACCAAGTCAGAGGTGCATCATCAAATTACTGTGCGTGGGAGGAGATCGAAAGTGCACAG GTGGGTAGAAATGATGGCACCTGTCTTCTCAAGAGCAGCTTGGCGTTGCGCATGGTATATGATCCAG AATGACTTGATACATGCATGGGGCCTCGATATGCAGCTTGGTTATTGTGCTCAG GGTGATAGAACCAAAAATGTTGGGGTGGTTGACTCAGAATTCATCGTTCACTTGGGACTACCTACACTTGGGGTAACATATGAAGACAAG GCACCATCGGAGGAGTCCCACGTAATGAAGAATAATAGATCTGCA GTGAGGTGGCGATCTAACATTGAATTGCAGACCTTCAAGAGTAGATGGAGAAAAGCGGTTGAGGACGACAAATGTTGGATTGATCCATACCAACAACTGACTAATCGTAGAAGATTTTAG
- the LOC122073006 gene encoding uncharacterized protein LOC122073006 isoform X1: MKILNWVSVSLPADPKSRSCLLCSLLLGAALICVAFFTGGAFITTAYKESFARWVMVDNMQKNTKSNACKYQCKPFGSEVLPMGIISKLSNLEIQPLWGSSMKKKSAKRSMNLLAIAVGINQKDNVNQMVKKFLSSNFVLMLFHYDGVVDEWREFEWGDQAIHVSAINQTKWWFAKRFLHPDIVAEYDYIFVWDEDLGLENFHPGRYLSIIKHEGLEISQPALDPTKSEVHHQITVRGRRSKVHRRIYKSKGRGKRCGDNSTAPPCTGWVEMMAPVFSRAAWRCAWYMIQNDLIHAWGLDMQLGYCAQGDRTKNVGVVDSEFIVHLGLPTLGVTYEDKAPSEESHVMKNNRSAVRWRSNIELQTFKSRWRKAVEDDKCWIDPYQQLTNRRRF, encoded by the exons ATGAAAATATTGAACTGG GTTTCAGTTTCACTACCAGCAGATCCCAAGAGCAGATCATGCCTCCTTTGCAGTCTCCTCCTTGGTGCAGCATTGATATGTGTAGCTTTTTTCACTGGCGGTGCATTTATAACCACAGCTTACAAAGAA AGTTTTGCAAGATGGGTAATGGTTGATAACATGCAGAAGAATACAAAGTCAAATGCATGCAAG TATCAATGCAAGCCCTTTGGAAGTGAAGTATTACCTATGGGTATTATTTCTAAGCTGTCTAACTTGGAAATTCAGCCATTATGGGGCTCATCAATGAAAAAG AAGAGTGCAAAACGGTCAATGAACTTGTTGGCCATAGCAGttggaataaatcaaaaagataatgtaaatcaaatggtTAAGAAG TTTCTCTCAAGTAATTTTGTTTTGATGCTGTTTCAttatgatggtgtggtggatGAATGGCGAGAATTTGAATGGGGTGATCAAGCTATACATGTTTCTGCAATTAATCAAACTAAATG GTGGTTTGCGAAGCGGTTCTTGCATCCAGATATAGTTGCTGAATACGATTATATTTTTGTCTGGGATGAGGACCTTGGACTAGAAAATTTTCACCCTGGACG CTATCTATCAATCATCAAACATGAAGGACTGGAAATTTCACAGCCAGCACTAGATCCCACCAAGTCAGAGGTGCATCATCAAATTACTGTGCGTGGGAGGAGATCGAAAGTGCACAG AAGGATTTACAAGTCAAAAGGTAGAGGGAAGAGGTGTGGCGATAACAGTACAGCTCCTCCATGCACAGG GTGGGTAGAAATGATGGCACCTGTCTTCTCAAGAGCAGCTTGGCGTTGCGCATGGTATATGATCCAG AATGACTTGATACATGCATGGGGCCTCGATATGCAGCTTGGTTATTGTGCTCAG GGTGATAGAACCAAAAATGTTGGGGTGGTTGACTCAGAATTCATCGTTCACTTGGGACTACCTACACTTGGGGTAACATATGAAGACAAG GCACCATCGGAGGAGTCCCACGTAATGAAGAATAATAGATCTGCA GTGAGGTGGCGATCTAACATTGAATTGCAGACCTTCAAGAGTAGATGGAGAAAAGCGGTTGAGGACGACAAATGTTGGATTGATCCATACCAACAACTGACTAATCGTAGAAGATTTTAG